In Actinoplanes octamycinicus, the genomic window GGAAACTAAGCGTGCCCAGCATCATCGCCGCGGCGCCGAAGCTGCCGAGCGCTGCGGCTCGGGGCGCCACTGCCTTGGCCGCGATCAGCGAGCCCAGCGTGATCTGAGTGATCCCGATGATGCGGGCGAGGCCGCGGGCACCCAGTTTCGCGCGCAACCGCGACGTCAGCGGGCTCGCCGTGACAAGAACCTCAGCGTTCTCGACCTCATAGTCCTTGAACTTCAGTGTCCCCACCCACACGAAGACGGTGGCCAGCCCGCAACGTGTGACCGAGAGCCCGAGGGAGGCCAAGCCGCCGTCCAAGGGGCCTCGTGTGCCCATGCTCGCTCTCCAATCGGGATCGTGGGCGGTCACCGGATCAGCGGGTCCCAGCCCCGCAGATGCCGGACGGACTGGCGGTACTCCCACTCGATGGCATCCTTGAGCAGGTGAGCCAGCCGCCCTCCGCTGGTGAGACCGGCGACCTCGGCGACCCCGCGGGTGGCGCCGACCGAGACAACGAAGCCCTTGTCGTGGAAGGTGAACGCCGCCTGAGGTGTGCCGTCCAACTCTGCGTGCAGATTGTGGGCCACGGTCTCGCCCTCCTCCAGCGCGACCTGCGCCAGCGGAGGCAGCACGTGGCCGCTGACCGGATCGGTCACCGACGCCAGATCACCGGCAACGTAAATGTCCGGGTGGTCCAGGACCCGAAGATATTGGTCGACTTTGATGCGCCCGTTGTGGCCGGTCGGTAACTCCGAATTGGCCACCAGATCAGGCGCTTTGACCCCGCCGGCCCAGACGAAAACGCCACCTGCCACAACCTGGTCGTCCTTGAGCCGGAATCCCTCCTCGGTCGCGGCCCCGATCACCGCACCGGTGCGAACCTGCACGCCCAAACCCGCGAGAATGCTGGTGGCCTCATCGACCAACTTGGGTGAGGAACCAGCCAGGATGGTAGGGCCCGCCTCGACAAGCAGCACGGCGGGCCGGTCCGGCGCCAAGCCGTGCCGGCCGGCCAGCTCGGGCAGCGCCTCTGCCAGCTCACCGGCCAGTTCGACCCCCGTGGCGCCGCCGCCGCCGATCACGACGGTCGCCCGGCGGCGTTGCTCCTGCGGATCAGCGGTGAGCCTGCCCGCGCCGAGCGCCCTGCCGACCGCCGCCCACACCTGTTCAGCGTCACCGACCGAGTACACCGGCAAGGTCCGCTCAGCCAGGCCGGGGATGGCGAAGTCGTTGGGCCGGCTGCCCAACGCCATGACCAGCCGCCGCCAGCCGATCGGCCCCGCCGTGGTGAGCAGCCGCCGGGCCGCCAGGTCGAAGCCGGTGATCTCGGCCCGTATGAACTGGACGCGGTCGGCCAGCACATCCTGCAGCGGCAGGCGCACGGCTCCGGCAGCGCGGGTGCCGGCGGCGACCCGGGGCAGCTCAGTGAGTACCTGATGGTAATCGTTGCGGTCGATCAGGATCAGCTTCACCTCGGGGCGCTTGGCCAGCATGGTTCCCAGGCGCAAGGCGATGTGCAGGCCGGCGTAGCCAGCACCGGCGACCACAACAGCGTCGCTCCCGCCTCCGGCGAGTTCATCCATGAGAAGCCGTGTCCGGGGTGCCGATCGTGCTCACGGATTGGCTCCTTCTGTCGCCTGGCGTCGGTCCGTGCCGCGCGGTGCAACCGGGTACCGCTAGGGCTGGTGTAACACCAAATAGTCGGCGAGCACTCATCCGTGCAGGGTGAAACGCCAGGAGGATCTTCCAGGCTGGGACAGGCTCGTCGCCGGTCAACCGCGGCAAACCCGGCTCAAAGCACCACCTGACCTGCGACGGCAACGGCGCCCCGACCTACGTGCTGACCGGCGCGCGAACGTGCCCGACATCAAACGGGCTCTGGACCTGCTCGACCGCTACCCACCGATCACCGGACAGACCCAGCGGGAACACGCGGCAGGCGTCAGAACCGATCCAACGGTTCAGCATTCGGCAAAGAACCCCATCCGCGTCCATGCGGACCGCGCTGCGCTGATCGTCAGCCTTCCCATCCGGCTCGGCCCAGCTGGGCGGGACCTCGGAGCGGTGGTTTGTAAGGGCGTTGTAAGTGCCGCGGACCAGCAGATTCACCAGGTACGGGCCTAGCGTCGGGAACCTCACGACCTTGGGGGTGCTCGTGCGTGCCGGACTGATGCTGTTCCCGATTCTCGCCGGATTTCCGGCCGGACTTGTCGCGCTGGCCGGGTCGCCGCTGCCGAGCCGGCTCCCCACCGCCGCCGAACTCGACTGCTGGATGGGCAATCCGATGCAGGCCCAGTTCCTGCCCGGACTGCTCGCTGCGATCGCCTGGCTGTTCTGGGCGCTCGCGGCGATCGGCTGGGTGCGGCTGGCGGTGCGGTCGAGCCGGCGTTTCGCCCGCCACCTTCCCGGTCCGGCACAGAGCCTGGCCGC contains:
- a CDS encoding DUF417 family protein, producing the protein MDGGLASLGLSVTRCGLATVFVWVGTLKFKDYEVENAEVLVTASPLTSRLRAKLGARGLARIIGITQITLGSLIAAKAVAPRAAALGSFGAAAMMLGTLSFLVTTPEAWQQGRGVPQLSMLGEALLKDTVLLGAALVTAADALHAVTAGN
- a CDS encoding NAD(P)/FAD-dependent oxidoreductase translates to MDELAGGGSDAVVVAGAGYAGLHIALRLGTMLAKRPEVKLILIDRNDYHQVLTELPRVAAGTRAAGAVRLPLQDVLADRVQFIRAEITGFDLAARRLLTTAGPIGWRRLVMALGSRPNDFAIPGLAERTLPVYSVGDAEQVWAAVGRALGAGRLTADPQEQRRRATVVIGGGGATGVELAGELAEALPELAGRHGLAPDRPAVLLVEAGPTILAGSSPKLVDEATSILAGLGVQVRTGAVIGAATEEGFRLKDDQVVAGGVFVWAGGVKAPDLVANSELPTGHNGRIKVDQYLRVLDHPDIYVAGDLASVTDPVSGHVLPPLAQVALEEGETVAHNLHAELDGTPQAAFTFHDKGFVVSVGATRGVAEVAGLTSGGRLAHLLKDAIEWEYRQSVRHLRGWDPLIR